The Pyxidicoccus sp. MSG2 DNA segment GCTCTGGTACGTGGTGCACTCACGCGAGGCCGTGTCCACGCCGCAGGCCGGGGACTCCTTCCGCGAGTAACACTCCAGGCTGTACGTGAAGGGGCCGGCGCAGGCGTACTCACCGCTCGTGACCTCCTCGGCGGGGCACACCAGTTCCTTCGACGCGGTGACCGGTGCGACCGGCTCGGGTGCGGGTTCCTCTCGCGGGCCAGCGTCACCGCATCCCCAGGCGGCGAGCGCCGCCACCAGGAAGACCCATCCCCTCACGCGCGCAGACCGTGTGCGCGGGGGCGCTGCCGCTGGGCACACGCCTCCCGTGAGTTCCCTCTTTACAGACCCATGCATCGAGGACTGCTCCTGTCTTGTAGCGTCTCGTGGTTGTCGCCCACGGGGGCACACTTCAGGCGTGCGACCCTGCTCCTGCGCCGGCACGGCCCCGGCGTCATTGCTTCGCGGACGCACTCCTCCATACGGAGGCGGGCGCGGAAGCGGGTCGTGGCAATGTTCAGGAATGACGCAAGGGGCGGCAGGTCAGTCTCTACCCGGGTTAGACTCCCGGGCCGCCTTCGCTGGGGGAATCCGGATGAACCGCTACGCACTTCGCGACCACACCGACCGTCTCGACGCGCAGACGCAGTACGAGGAGATTGTCCGCATCCTCTCCACCCAGGAGTTCCCCTGGGACATCGAGCAGGCGCTCAGCTTCGCGCTGTTCCGCACCTACGCGGTGCCGAGCATCGGAGTGCTGCTGCACGAGACGGGAGAGTTCAATCAGCGCACCCAGAAGCGCTACGACGACACGGTGCTCATCCTCGATGCGATTCTCGAGCACGGCATGGCCAGCCAGGCCGGCAGGAATGCCTTCCGGCGCATGAACCAGATGCACGGCGCCTACGACATCTCCAATGACGACATGCGCTACGTGCTCTCCACCTTCGTGGTGACGCCCGTGCGCTGGCTCGCGGAGTTCGGCTGGCGGCCGTTCACCCCGCACGAGGTGGAGGCGTGGACGCACTACTACCGCGCCGTCGGTCGCCACATGGGCATCCAGGACGTCCCGGAGACGTTCGACGCGTTCACCGCGCTGATGGATGGCTATGAGGCAAGGCACTTCGCCTTCGACGCGCGCAGCAGGGCCGTCGCCGACGCCACCCTCGAGCTGCTCGCGACGTTTTCGCCGACCCACCTCGCGCCGAAGCGCCTGGTGAACCTGTTCGCCCGGACGCTCATGGACGATGGGTTGCTCGACGCGTTCCACTATGCACGCCCCTCCGCCCTCAGCCGGAAGGTGTTCCGCCTGGCGCTCAAGGCCCGGGGGAAGTTCGTGCGCTACGCGCTGTCACCTCGAAGCGAGCCGCTCTTCGGCCGCGGCCGGCCCAACATCCGCAGCTACCCGAACGGCTACGACGTCGAGCAGCTCGGCACCTTCCCGAAGGGTTGCCCCGTGAATCATGGCGCCGCCGCGGCGGACGCGAGCCGCGGCGCTCGTCAGCGACCGTGATACGGGAGAAGTCGTCGCACGGCTGGACTCGCAGCTACTTCGACCAGTAGACGTGGCTCGCCACCAGGGGCTTGCAACCGCAGCGCTCGGTGCCGGTGACGTAGAACCAGACCGCCATCACATCCGCGGCGTTGCCGCCGCCGGTCAGCACCACGTCCTTGATGGTGTTGCACAGCCGCCGGTTCTCCTCGGCCTGGGTGTCGATGGCCGCGGCGCGCGCCGCGATGTGGTTGGCATTGGCCGCGCCGGTGCAGAAGCCGCCGCCGGCACAGGGATAGGCGCAGGCCCAGTCCTTGTCCTTGTTGAGCCCGTGAATCTGCGCGGCGCCCGCCGGCAGGCCCGCGGTCACCCCGTCGTGGAGGTAGATGGGCGCGCCCCCGTGGAGCCCGGGGACGGTGACGGTGAAGGGCGGGGCACCTCCCGCCACCGCGCCTCCCTGTCCCTCGGCGGTGAACGTGTTGTAGACGCCCGGCTTGGGTTTCCCCGAACTCCAGCGGTGGACGGTCTCGAACTCCGACACCCACCAGCCCGAGCGCAGCACGGTGTCCTTCTGGGGCGCGTTGGCGAACCGGGCGGCGCCCGCGGGGAAGGCGGTGCTGGGGTTGCGGGTGTAGGCCGTCGGTGCGGCGCAGTTGCTGGCCTCCACGTAGGTGGAGTGCGAGTAGAAGTCGTGGGTGGTGTGTGAGCGGACGCCCACGGACTCACGCACCTGCTCGTCCAGCTTGTCCAGGTACTTGCGCTTCAGACAACCGGCCTTCGTCGGCTGGCAGTGGTTGTTTTTCTCCACGACGACCTTGGCCCACAGGTCGTCGATGGCGGCCTTCACGCGGATGCGCTTGTCGCTCGGGCTGGCGATGACGGAGTTGCTCCAGGCCCGGTCCATGAGCTGCCGTGCGTTCAGCCCGGTGGCGCCTCCGGTGCGCAGGACGACGGTGTCGTCGTCGGCGTGCCACTCGGCGGGGCACCACGGCGCGAACCCTTTGCCGCAGCCGTTGTCGACCCAGTAGTTGTAGTCGTCCAGCGCGTCGTTCTCGTCGTTGCCCCACAGACCGGGAGCCACGTTGCCCTGCCGGTGGATGGCTCGGTGGGGCTCGGTCTCGAAGGCCAGGGCCCCCACCGCCAGGAGCCCGCAGGCCACGGCGGTCATTACGCGTGCGTGATTCATCGTCCACCTCCCCACGGGTTCACGATGCGGCCGGAGTTCACATCCCCCGGAGCCGTGTGGCAGGCGAAGCCGCCGTCCACGTCCTCCTCGATGATGATGACGGGGTCCTCTTCCTCGGGCAGGCCGGCATCGTCGGTGCCGCTGTCGCGCACCTCCGTGCCGGGCCAGGTGCCGCCGTCAAGCTCGCGCGGCTGCGTGGGCACGCGGGAGATGGGCCGGCCCGGTGGGACGGGCTTCTCCTCGCACTCGCGCTCCGGAGAGGCCGGGCCCCGCGGTGGCTCGCCCTCCAGGTCCGCCAGCTTGCCGCAGAAGGAGAGGGGGCCCTCGAAGCAGACGGTGCGCTCGAGCAGGTTGCCACTCAGCTGCACCGGCACCTCCCGCCGCTCTCCGGCGCCCGGACCCGTGCCGGCGAATGTGGCGATGAAGGCCGTGGAGAACCGGCCCGTGCGGCCGTCGTAGTCGCCCTGCGCGCACGAGGGAAACTCCGTGGGCGGGAAGGGGTTGGACTCGGTGACGCAGTCGGACCAGGTGAGCGCGCGCGTGCTCCCGTCAGGCAGGGCCAGCTTCAGCGTCGTGCCCGGCTGGGGGCGGATGCGCCAGAGGGTGGTGTCCCGCGCGGCGTAGGCTTCGTCCGGCAGGGGCTCGACGGGAGCGCCGTGATAGCCGGCGTCGGCCGTGCCGCGGGTGAAGGTGAGCTCCTCGAGGGGCTGCTCGATCTGCAGCTTCAGCCGGCCGTTCAGCCGGGCGACGACGGGCTGGGTGGAGCCCGGGAGTCGGAGGCCGGGCTGCCCTTCCAGCCGCGCGGAGAGCGGCCGCCGCACCAGTGGCGCGCAGGTGTACAGCAGGCACTTCCCGTCCTCGGTGGTGAGCGTGCTGTCGGCGCACTTCAGCGCCGGAGGCTCCACGGGGATGGGCTCGGGCCGGGGGGTAGGCTCGGGAAGAGGAAGAGGTGGCGGTGGTTTCGGCGGACAGCCGACGCTCATGGCGCCGAGCAGAAGCAAGGTGGGCAGCAACCCGCGGATGCCGGAACGCAGCGACATGAAGTGAACGCCCCCCTTCCGCGAGTCGTTCGCGGAGTGGGGGCGAGGGTAGTTCCATGGAGTGGAGTGGCAAGAAAGTGGCGCTGCTCCACCCCTCACGTCACGTCGCTGCACGAGCGGGGGCGTTTGGCAGGATGACCACCTTTCCCGAGGTCTTCCGCTGAGCCAGCGCGCGGTGGGCGTCGGCCAGCTCGCGCAGCGCGAAGGTCTGTCCGACGACGACCTCCAGCTTCCCGCTCGCCACGAGCGCGAAGACGTCGCGGAGCGTCTCGCCCTGGACCTCCGGTGGCAGCGCCGGCAGCGCGAAGCCGACGAGCGACTGGTTCTGGAAGAGCAACTGGGTGAACTGCTCGCTGCTCACGGAGGTGCTGAACATGCTGTCGGCGCCGAAGACGACCATCCTTCCTCGCGGCGCCAGCGCGCGGAGGCTCCGTGCGAAGGCCTCGCCCCCGTCCCGCTCGAAGACCACGTCGGCGCCGCGTCCCTCCGTGGCATCCCGGACGCGCTCGGGCCAGTCCGCGCGCGTGGAGTCGACGGTGACGTCCGCGCCCAGCCGCCGGGCGAGCGCGCGCTTCTCCTCGCTGCTGGCTCCGGCGATGACACGTCCCGCGCCGAGCTGCTTCGCGAGCTGCACCATGAAGGAGCCCACGCCGCCCGCCGCCGCGGGGATGAACACCGTCTCACCTTCCCGCAGACGGGCCGCGACCCGGAGCCCCGCCAGTGCGGCGGGCGCCTGGCTCAGCAGGGCCACGGCCTTCTCGAAGGGAAGGTCGTCTGGAATCGGGGTGACGAGCGGGGCCGGTGCGACGGCCAGCTCCGCGAAGGCGCCCTGCGCCGGCAGCATCGCCACGACACGGGTGCCCTTCTGGAGCCGTGACACCCCGCTGCCGACGGCGCTGATGATGCCCGCGGCCTCGTAGCCCGGGGTGAATGGCGGGTTGGGCGCTCCCGGTACGCGGCCCGCGCGCTGCAACAGCTCCGCGTAGTTCAGGCCAGCGGCGTGAACCTGGATGAGCACCTCGCCCTCGCCCGGAGCGGGTGTCTCCAGCTCCTCGAGCAGAAGCTCCTCGGGACCACCGAAACGCAGCAATCGCATCGCCTTCATGTCTGTCTCCAGGGTGGAGCCGCGCATCGGGAGGAGCGGCTCGCGACGGAAGGTAGTCCCGTGAATCCGGACGGGCACTGGTCACACGTCCGTCTTCATGGTCCATTCGTCCTGACGGAGGTGCCATGGACGTCCTCGCCGACACGCTGCACGGCGTTCACATGCGGAGCATGGTCAACGGCCGGCTGGAGGTGACGGCGCCCTGGGGCATGCGCGTCGATGCGCGAGACGTATGCCTCTTCTACGTGGTCTCCCGTGGGAGCTGCGTGCTGGAAATCGAGGGCACGCGCCACGTGCTCGCGAGCGGCGACTTCGTCTTCATCCTCGGTGGGGTGTCCTACGTCCTCAAGGACAGCGCGAAGACGCGCCCCGTCCCGGTCAGCGAGGTCTACGCGAACCGGGGCGGACGCTGCGGAGGCGTCGTCCGCTACGGTGGAGGGGGCGCGCCCACGACGCTCATCTGCGGCCGCTTCATCTTCGATGGAACCTCGCTGAGCCCGCTCGTCGCGAGCCTGCCGCCGTTCCTCCATGTGAAGGGGGATGGCGGCATCGCCACGCGGTGGCTGGAGTCCACCATGCAGTTCGTGGCCTCGGAGATGGAGGCCGAGCAACCCGGCTATGAGACGGTGGCGAGCCGGCTGGGCGACGTGCTCCTGGTCCAGGCCCTGCGGACGCACGTGGCCTCCCTTCCCCCCGAGCAGGGAGGTTGGCTCCGGGCGCTCACCGACCCGAGGCTCAGCACCGCGCTCCAGCGCCTGCACGAGCGTCCCGAGGCGCCATGGACGGTAGAGGGGCTCGCCCGCGCCGCCGGCATGTCGCGCTCGGTGTTCGCCGCGCGCTTCAAGTCCATCGTGGGCGAGGGGCCGCTGACGTACCTGACGCGCTGGCGCATGCACAAGGCCACGCGGCTGATGACGGCGGGGAACCTGTCGGCGAGCGAGATTGCCCAGGCGGTGGGCTACGAGACCGACAGCGCCTTCGTGAAGGCCTTCAAGCGCCATGTCGGAGAGACGCCCGGCGCGTATCGGCGCCGGCTCAAGGGACGCGACGCGGACTCCGCTGCCACGCCGGGCCCAGGAGGGGGAGGAAGGCCGAGCCCGAGCCGTACCGGACTTTCCTGAAGCAGGTTAGCGTGTCCTCCGCATGCCGACCGAGGTCACCGTCCAATCCACGTTGTTCGAGTCCCTCGTCCGCTTCACGAAGCCCGATGCGAAGCTCCGCGCCGACTTCATGGCCGCGGGCTACGACGTGGACAAGCCGCGCGCCACGTATCCGGCCGCCGTGTACCTCGGGTGCCAGGAAGCGGTGCTGCGCCACCTGTATCCGGGCAGGGAGCGCAAGGCCGCGCAGCGGGAACTGGGGCGCGAATTGGTGCGCATGTACTTCGAGACGCTCGTGGGCCGCGTCGTGGGCATGGCCCTGAAGGTGGCCGGCCCCGAGCGCGCCATGAAGCGCGTGGCGCTGAGCTTCAGCTCGGTGCTCTCCCCGGTGGACATCCAAGGGCAGCAGCTGGCGCCCGCGGACTGGCGCGTCCAGTTCCGCGGCTACCCCTTCCCGGCGGACGCCGCCGCGGGCACGTGCGAGGGCGCCCTGCGGCAGGCCGGCGCCCCCGAGCCTCGCGTGGAGGTGGAGCGGTACGAGGGCACGGACGGCTTCGACCTGCGCATCCGCTGGTGACGGCTCCCGGCGGCGGTCACCGCCGGGAGGACTCGCGGCTCAGCGCGCGGGCTGTGCCCCCATCGCCACCGGCTCTCCGTCGGTGGGCTCCGTCACGTTGTCGCTGGACGTGCGGTCGATGAGCACGTTGAGCGGATCCACGCCCACCTGCGCGGGCTTCACCGGGACGGTGAACTGAATCTCCGACTCGCCCTTGGGCACCTTGCGCTTCTCCAGGAAGACGGCCTCGCCCTTCTCGTCGAGCGCGCCGACGTCCATCCAGTCGTTGAAGTCCAATTCCGTCTGGGTGCCCTTGTCGTCGCTCCGGTACTTCTTCGCCATCACCTTGAGGGTGACGTCCCACGTGCCCTTGTCATTCTTCCGCGTCGTCGCTGACACGGTGCGGTTGTCGTAGAGGGTGATGGTGTCGAAGAGGTCCTCGAGGAGGTACTGGTACTCCGGAGGCGTCTCCTCGCGGAGGAAGCCGAGCAGCTCGGTGGAGCCCGTGTACGGCGGGCCCCGGAAGCGCACCTTCTCCACGTAGCGCTTCAGCGCGCGGTTGACGCGCTCCTCGCCGATGAAGTCCTGCAGCGCGTACATGACGAGGCTGCCCTTGTTGTAGTGGATGTACGCCTGGTTCTCCACGCGCGACAGGGGCACCTCCTTCTTGCGCTCCATGGCGCGGCCCATGAGGTAGCGGTCCAGCTCGAACTTGAGGAAGCGCTTCATCTTCTCCGGCCCGTAGCGGTGCTTCATCACCATCAGCGCCGAGTACTGCGCCATCGTCTCCGACGTCATCGTGGCGCCCTGCGCGCGCCCGCCGACCACCTGGTGCGCCCACCATTGGTGGGCAATCTCGTGCGCGGTGACGTAGTACGGGTAGTCCACGTCGTCGGCGTTCCCCTCGCGCACGCGGGCGATGAAGCCGATGCCCTCCGAGTAGGGAATCGTGTTGGGGAAGGCCTGGGCGAACGTCGCGTAGCGGGGGAACTCGAGGATGCGCGCCTGCCGGTGCTGGTACGGCCCGAAGCTCTCGCTGCAGTACTCCAGCGCGTCCTTCATGCCGCGCATCATCCGCTCCAACGCGTAGGTGTGCGTGGGGTGGTGGTAGATCTCCAGCTTCACGTCGCGCCACGTGTCGCGCGTGACGGCGTAGCGCGCGGACAGCACGGAGAAGAAGTTGAGGATGGGCTGGTCCATCTTGTAGCGGAAGAAGCGGCGGCCGTTCTCCGTCCACTCCTTCTCCAGGTAGCCCGGTGCCACGGCAATCTGGTCCGGCGACGTGCTCACCGTGGCCGTGAAGGAGATGAAGTCCGAGTCCTGCCGGATGTAGTTGTCCTCGAGAGCCTTCGGGTCATCGCGGTCGGGCAGGCGCTCCTTCGGCGCGAGGCCGTACTCCTTGCGGTCCCCGTCCTCCACCAGCTCCGAGTCCTTCTGGTAGCCGAGCACCGGCAGGTTGCCGTTGTTGAAGAAGGTGCCGTTGCCAGCAATGTTCGTGGGCTGCGCCCCGTGCTCGAAGCCGCGCGTGCCGAACTCCAGGTCGAAGGCGAGGTCGGCCTCGGCGCCCGGGGCCAGCGGCGTGGGCAGCTCGAAGACGAACAGTCCCAGCTCGGTGTCGTGGGAGGCGGGCGTGTCCGCCCCGGCGATGGACAGCCTGCGCACCCGTGCATCCTGCGGGAGGCTGATGAGCACCTTCTGGATGGGCGCCTGCGTCTTGTTGCGGACGCGGTAGGTGCCGAGCGACTCCAGCCGCAGCTCCTCCGGATGGATGTGGAAGGTGACGTCCGCTGCGATGATGCGCGGGTGGGGCAGGTCCGCGTAGGACTTGTAGTCCTTCTCGTACCGGGCCGTCTGGCGCTCCCGGTCCTTCGCCGTGACGTACGGGTTGAGGACGTGCGTGTTGTAGAAGATGAACGCTCCGGCCCCGAGGAACACGAGCAGCGACAGCGCGGCGGTCAGCGTCCAGCCCGTGGAGCGGCGGGCCTTCGCGGCGGTCCGGCGCTCCCGCCAGCGCGTCTCACGTCCGCGCACGGTGAGCAGGTAACCCGTCGCGACGAGGAGCACCGCCAGCGCATACCAGTACAGCCGGTACCAGAAGATGACCGGGAGCAGGTTCGCGTAGCGGTTCATGTCCGAGTACTGCACCGAGGGCTCGGAGGCATAGCGGACGAGGGCGTCCTCCACGCCCAGCAGCCCCAGCCCGGCCTGGGCCGCGAAGTAGAGCACCATCACCAGGTACGCGAGGTACTTCTGGTGGATGAGCACCTGCGCGAAGAACGCGAGCACGCACAGCAGCACGTCCCGCAGGTAGTCCAGGAGGATGAGCTGGGTGAAGTAGAGGTTCCACTCGATGTCGAAGAAGCCCCGGCCCACCTGGGACACGAGCGCGGCCACGGCGACGACGCCCTTGAGCGAGAGCGCGACGAGCAGCAGTGCGCCCAGCTTGCCGGAGTAGACGACCCACGTCGGGACGCGCGTGGCGTCCACGATGTCCCCGAGCTCCGCGTCACGCTCCTTCCACACCAGCTCGCCGGCGTAGAAGGTGATGGTGATGAGGACGAAGGGGCGGAAGGTGCCCATCGCGAGCTCCAGCACCTGCCACGTCACCGGGTACGTGGGCGTGCCGAAGATCTGATTCGAGAAGAGGATGCCGAGCGTGACGAAGGAGAGCCCGGCCACCACGAAGGACCAGTACACGGGCGAGCGGAGGACGTCGCGGAAGGCGAGCCACGCGGAGGACGCCGCCGTGCGCAGCCAGCTTCCCGTCGTCGGCGCGGCGGCAACGGAGGGCAGGGCGACGGGCGCAGGAGAGGCCGCCTCGCGAGTCGCGCCCCGGCCGCTGTGCTCCTCCACGGTGGTTCGGAAGCGGGCCACCGCGAGCCCGAGCAGCGCCGCGCCCACGGCGAGCCAGATGAGGCGGTTGGCGAGCATGGCACCGGCCAGCGGCACCAGGTCGCGGTTGCGCTCGGCGGGAGTCCAGTACCGCGTCACCAGTTCGAAGGTGTTGAACCCGAACGGGTCCAGCAGCGAGCCCAGGTACTGGTACTGCACGTCCCCGACGGCCGCGCTGATGACGATGTAGCCGAGCACCAGGACGACGATGCCCACGTACACCGGGGCCATGCGCCGGGTGACGGCGGCCAGCGTGAAGAAGAGGGCTCCACAGAAGAACAGCGTGGGCCACACACCGATGACATAGGGCCACAGGTACGCGACCGTCTGGTGCGCGGTGAGCTGCGAGGGGTCCA contains these protein-coding regions:
- a CDS encoding oxygenase MpaB family protein, with amino-acid sequence MNRYALRDHTDRLDAQTQYEEIVRILSTQEFPWDIEQALSFALFRTYAVPSIGVLLHETGEFNQRTQKRYDDTVLILDAILEHGMASQAGRNAFRRMNQMHGAYDISNDDMRYVLSTFVVTPVRWLAEFGWRPFTPHEVEAWTHYYRAVGRHMGIQDVPETFDAFTALMDGYEARHFAFDARSRAVADATLELLATFSPTHLAPKRLVNLFARTLMDDGLLDAFHYARPSALSRKVFRLALKARGKFVRYALSPRSEPLFGRGRPNIRSYPNGYDVEQLGTFPKGCPVNHGAAAADASRGARQRP
- a CDS encoding quinone oxidoreductase family protein, translating into MKAMRLLRFGGPEELLLEELETPAPGEGEVLIQVHAAGLNYAELLQRAGRVPGAPNPPFTPGYEAAGIISAVGSGVSRLQKGTRVVAMLPAQGAFAELAVAPAPLVTPIPDDLPFEKAVALLSQAPAALAGLRVAARLREGETVFIPAAAGGVGSFMVQLAKQLGAGRVIAGASSEEKRALARRLGADVTVDSTRADWPERVRDATEGRGADVVFERDGGEAFARSLRALAPRGRMVVFGADSMFSTSVSSEQFTQLLFQNQSLVGFALPALPPEVQGETLRDVFALVASGKLEVVVGQTFALRELADAHRALAQRKTSGKVVILPNAPARAAT
- a CDS encoding AraC family transcriptional regulator, translating into MDVLADTLHGVHMRSMVNGRLEVTAPWGMRVDARDVCLFYVVSRGSCVLEIEGTRHVLASGDFVFILGGVSYVLKDSAKTRPVPVSEVYANRGGRCGGVVRYGGGGAPTTLICGRFIFDGTSLSPLVASLPPFLHVKGDGGIATRWLESTMQFVASEMEAEQPGYETVASRLGDVLLVQALRTHVASLPPEQGGWLRALTDPRLSTALQRLHERPEAPWTVEGLARAAGMSRSVFAARFKSIVGEGPLTYLTRWRMHKATRLMTAGNLSASEIAQAVGYETDSAFVKAFKRHVGETPGAYRRRLKGRDADSAATPGPGGGGRPSPSRTGLS
- a CDS encoding DUF2378 family protein; this translates as MPTEVTVQSTLFESLVRFTKPDAKLRADFMAAGYDVDKPRATYPAAVYLGCQEAVLRHLYPGRERKAAQRELGRELVRMYFETLVGRVVGMALKVAGPERAMKRVALSFSSVLSPVDIQGQQLAPADWRVQFRGYPFPADAAAGTCEGALRQAGAPEPRVEVERYEGTDGFDLRIRW
- a CDS encoding ABC transporter permease/M1 family aminopeptidase translates to MFSALVFFELRRRVKMISTWVYAVVLAGAGLLMAMATGGVFKSVSASSGSERVFANSPHSLFGQLTSLAFFGLLMVAAIFGQAAYQDFGHGTWMLIFTKNVKKAPYLLGRFLGAYLFSAVLLLSILPGTVVGLLVAWLMDPSQLTAHQTVAYLWPYVIGVWPTLFFCGALFFTLAAVTRRMAPVYVGIVVLVLGYIVISAAVGDVQYQYLGSLLDPFGFNTFELVTRYWTPAERNRDLVPLAGAMLANRLIWLAVGAALLGLAVARFRTTVEEHSGRGATREAASPAPVALPSVAAAPTTGSWLRTAASSAWLAFRDVLRSPVYWSFVVAGLSFVTLGILFSNQIFGTPTYPVTWQVLELAMGTFRPFVLITITFYAGELVWKERDAELGDIVDATRVPTWVVYSGKLGALLLVALSLKGVVAVAALVSQVGRGFFDIEWNLYFTQLILLDYLRDVLLCVLAFFAQVLIHQKYLAYLVMVLYFAAQAGLGLLGVEDALVRYASEPSVQYSDMNRYANLLPVIFWYRLYWYALAVLLVATGYLLTVRGRETRWRERRTAAKARRSTGWTLTAALSLLVFLGAGAFIFYNTHVLNPYVTAKDRERQTARYEKDYKSYADLPHPRIIAADVTFHIHPEELRLESLGTYRVRNKTQAPIQKVLISLPQDARVRRLSIAGADTPASHDTELGLFVFELPTPLAPGAEADLAFDLEFGTRGFEHGAQPTNIAGNGTFFNNGNLPVLGYQKDSELVEDGDRKEYGLAPKERLPDRDDPKALEDNYIRQDSDFISFTATVSTSPDQIAVAPGYLEKEWTENGRRFFRYKMDQPILNFFSVLSARYAVTRDTWRDVKLEIYHHPTHTYALERMMRGMKDALEYCSESFGPYQHRQARILEFPRYATFAQAFPNTIPYSEGIGFIARVREGNADDVDYPYYVTAHEIAHQWWAHQVVGGRAQGATMTSETMAQYSALMVMKHRYGPEKMKRFLKFELDRYLMGRAMERKKEVPLSRVENQAYIHYNKGSLVMYALQDFIGEERVNRALKRYVEKVRFRGPPYTGSTELLGFLREETPPEYQYLLEDLFDTITLYDNRTVSATTRKNDKGTWDVTLKVMAKKYRSDDKGTQTELDFNDWMDVGALDEKGEAVFLEKRKVPKGESEIQFTVPVKPAQVGVDPLNVLIDRTSSDNVTEPTDGEPVAMGAQPAR